In the Hypanus sabinus isolate sHypSab1 chromosome X1, sHypSab1.hap1, whole genome shotgun sequence genome, gatcctcagagatgttgacacccaggaacttaaaactgctcaccctttccactgcagacTCCTCAAtcaggactagtgtgtgttctcccaacttccccttattGATgtacacaatcaattccttggtcttactgacattgagtgcaaggttgttgttgtgacaccactcaaccagctgatctaccttgctcctgtacacacctcctcgtcaccatctgagattctaacaacagttgtgtcattagtGAATTTGTagttggtgtttgagctgtgtctgGCCACtcagtcatggatgtagagagagtagagcggtgGGCTAAGCGCAGATCCTTGAGGCGCACCGGTGATGATTgttagtgaggagatgttatttccaatctgcacagactgtggctTCCTGGTGAGGAAGTTAAAGATCCAATtgcaacaacagcagcaaaacaagtccctttcctctcttccactctctctccttctgcgcgcgcgcgcacacacgcacacacacacacacacacacacacacacacacacacacacacacacactctccaacTCCAACTGTGGTGGGCAATGCATGGAGGgaggtaaagggatggagaaggtGAGGCAAGGGGTCAAGGAAGGGATAGGGGAGAGGGTTAGAGTAGGAGGGCAGGGGAATCATCTGAAAGAGGAGAGGCAGGAAAGGTCCCCTCCCCTTCTGTTCAGCCCTCTTCCCTCCATTCTCCCCTTTCCTGCCTCCCCTGCTACCCCTATTCAAGGACACCTCTCCCCTCCCATGTACTCTTCACACCttctttccccctctcctcaccaatatccctcccacctccactcttctacccacccccccccattcaCTCCTTGGGCTGACTTGCTCTTCTGTACTGCAGATGGTAGGAGAGATGCAGGAACGGAAGAGGTCTCCAGATCGAGCCCCCTCCAAGGAGCGGGAGAAGAAGCGCTCACGTTCCCGGGACCGTGACAGGAAACGGTCGACCTCCAAGGAGCGCAAACGGCACCGGTCACGGGAGAGGAAGCGTTCTCGCTCCAAGAGTGGCGAGCGGGAGGCGGACCGGTGAGGGGAGGGGCGCTGAGGAGGGAGCGCTTTGCAGCGGGATGTGCTGTGAGGAGGGAGCGATGTGGGAGGGGTGGCGAGAGAGACTTTCAGGGTGTGTGCAAGCTGCTGACTGTTTCATGTTGCTGACTTGCTCAGGTGGGCCAGTCCTGTTGCGACGGATCAAGTGGCCTGTGGCAACCTTGTGATTGCGTCAGCCTCACTCTCTGATGTTCCCACAGGGAGCGACACCATGGCAAGGACAAGGAGCGAGACCGAGACAGGTCCAAGAAGGAGAGAGAACGTGATGGACACCGTAAGGCCAGGAAGCGATCAAGGTGAATGGCAGAGGTGTCACCCTCCACTTTGGGAGGGGcataggggagggtgggggtcgcAGAGATTGGCAGTGatgtagggaaggagggagagtaacacagggacagggaggggtgcatgggatcacagatggggagaggtgtcacAGAGATAGTGTAGTGCAGGGAAGGAAGTGGGCCATATAGGGGAGGGAGAATGTCATACAGTATTgtacaaaagtctttggcacatatataAAGCTAGGTacatagtactgtatttgtcaatgtggagcaaagAGCGAGTTTGTAGATCAGTGGGAGCAAAGGACATTGGGAATGGCAAGAGAGGGGCATGGGGGGTGACAcgggtgcagatacacccaggCATGAGAAACCAGGcaatgtcatttgattccaaataatttgtttattgatcattacagaatgtctctctggtgtttctcgctccctcccctctcccttccccttttcccaaccgtgattcccctctccccgccCCCCTTCCCAACTCTCAGTCCTCAATAAGGACCcatatcggaatcaggtttatcat is a window encoding:
- the LOC132384775 gene encoding probable ATP-dependent RNA helicase DDX23, producing the protein MQGGEMVGEMQERKRSPDRAPSKEREKKRSRSRDRDRKRSTSKERKRHRSRERKRSRSKSGEREADRERHHGKDKERDRDRSKKERERDGHRKARKRSRSPSPGRLKDGKVKIKKEEEEEDPKKNKAQPLSLEELLAKKKAAEVAESKRTPRRVRGGSVVRGWSGRTKGTMRKAGV